One part of the Eulemur rufifrons isolate Redbay chromosome 16, OSU_ERuf_1, whole genome shotgun sequence genome encodes these proteins:
- the C1S gene encoding complement C1s subcomponent isoform X3, giving the protein MSGGIEEGRLCGKRTSKNPNSPIVEEFQVPYNKLQVIFKSDFSNEERFTGFAAYYAAIDVNECTDFVDAPCSHFCNNFIGGYFCSCPPEYFLHDDMRNCGVNCSGDVFTALIGEIASPNYPNQYPENSRCEYQVLLEQGFQIVVTVQRDFDVEPAGSDGNCPDSLVFIAGDRQYGPYCGDGFPGPLNIETGSNALVIIFQTDLTGQGKGWKLRYHGEPIPCPKEDTANSVWEPEKAKYVFKDVVKISCLEGFEVVEGNAGSTSFYSTCQSNGKWSNFELKCQPVDCGIPEPIQHGKAEDPESTLFGSVTRYTCEEPHYYMENEGSGEYRCAGNGSWVNEVLGAELPKCVPVCGVPSEPFEEKQRIFGGSDAKIQSFPWQVFFKNPWAGGALIGEHWVLTAAHVVEGNQQPLMYAGSTLVQTSRLDAAQMLVAERVFIHPGWEVMDDTDKRKNFDNDIALVQLKDPVKMGPTVSPICLPGTSSEYNPSIGDLGMISGWGRTEKRDRAIHLKGAKLPIVPLSNCQQVKKKKSNVDVESYIFTENMICAGGEKGVDSCKGDSGGAFVLQDPSEKNPKFYVAGLVSWGPECGTYGLYTRVKNYVDWIMKTMQENSPGKD; this is encoded by the exons ATGTCAGGAGGCATTGAAGAAGGGAGACTCTGTGGAAAAAGGACCAGCAAGAATCCCAACTCCCCAATTGTGGAAGAGTTCCAAGTCCCATACAATAAACTCCAGGTGATCTTTAAGTCAGACTTCTCCAATGAAGAGCGTTTTACTGGGTTTGCTGCATACTACGCTGCCATAG ATGTAAATGAGTGCACAGATTTTGTCGATGCTCCTTGTAGCCACTTCTGTAACAACTTCATTGGTGGTTACTTCTGCTCCTGCCCTCCGGAATACTTCCTCCATGACGACATGAGGAATTGTGGAG tcAATTGTAGTGGCGACGTATTCACTGCACTCATTGGGGAGATTGCAAGTCCCAATTATCCCAATCAATACCCAGAGAACTCACGGTGTGAATACCAGGTCCTGCTGGAGCAGGGGTTCCAAATAGTGGTGACTGTGCAGAGAGATTTTGACGTGGAACCAGCCGGTTCAGATGGAAACTGCCCTGACAGTTTAGTT tttATTGCAGGAGATCGGCAATATGGTCCTTACTGTGGTGATGGATTCCCTGGGCCACTAAATATTGAAACCGGGAGTAATGCTCTGGTTATCATATTCCAAACCGACCTAACAGGGCAAGGAAAAGGATGGAAACTTCGTTACCATGGAGAAC CAATCCCCTGTCCTAAGGAAGACACTGCCAATTCTGTTTGGGAGCCTGAGAAGGCAAAATACGTATTTAAAGATGTGGTGAAGATAAGCTGCCTGGAAGGGTTTGAAGTTGTGGAG GGAAATGCTGGCTCAACGTCTTTCTATTCTACTTGTCAAAGCAATGGAAAGTGGAGTAATTTTGAACTGAAGTGTCAAC CTGTGGACTGTGGCATCCCTGAACCCATTCAGCATGGTAAAGCCGAAGATCCAGAAAGCACTTTGTTTGGTTCTGTCACTCGCTACACTTGTGAGGAGCCGCATTACTACATGGAAAATGAAGGCAGTG GAGAGTATCGCTGTGCCGGTAATGGGAGCTGGGTGAACGAGGTGCTGGGCGCGGAGCTGCCGAAATGTGTTCCAG TCTGTGGAGTCCCCAGTGAGCCCTTTGAAGAAAAACAGAGGATCTTTGGCGGATCTGACGCGAAGATTCAAAGTTTCCCCTGGCAAGTCTTCTTTAAGAACCCGTGGGCTGGTGGGGCTCTTATTGGTGAGCACTGGGTGCTGACGGCTGCCCACGTCGTGGAGGGAAACCAGCAGCCGCTCATGTACGCCGGGTCCACCTTGGTGCAGACCTCACGTCTGGACGCCGCGCAGATGCTCGTTGCTGAACGTGTGTTTATTCATCCGGGCTGGGAGGTGATGGATGACACAGACAAACGGAAGAATTTTGATAATGACATTGCACTGGTGCAGCTGAAAGACCCGGTGAAAATGGGACCCACTGTCTCCCCCATCTGCCTACCGGGCACCTCCTCCGAATACAACCCTTCAATCGGAGACCTGGGGATGATCTCAGGTTGGGGCCGAACGGAGAAAAGAGATCGTGCTATCCACCTCAAAGGGGCAAAGTTACCTATAGTTCCTTTATCAAATTGCCaacaagtgaaaaagaaaaaatccaatgTGGATGTAGAGTCCTACATTTTCACTGAAAACATGATCTGTGCTGGAGGAGAGAAGGGTGTTGATAGCTGTAAAGGGGACAGTGGTGGGGCCTTTGTTCTACAGGACCCCAGTGAAAAGAATCCCAAATTCTATGTAGCTGGCCTGGTGTCCTGGGGACCCGAGTGTGGGACCTATGGGCTCTACACACGGGTAAAGAACTACGTTGACTGGATAATGAAGACTATGCAGGAAAATAGCCCCGGTAAGGACTAA
- the C1S gene encoding complement C1s subcomponent isoform X1 — protein MDTSLEMWCVVLFSLLVSVCAEPTMYGEILSPNYPQAYPNEVEKSWNIEVPEGYGIHLYFTHVDMELSENCAYDSVQIMSGGIEEGRLCGKRTSKNPNSPIVEEFQVPYNKLQVIFKSDFSNEERFTGFAAYYAAIDVNECTDFVDAPCSHFCNNFIGGYFCSCPPEYFLHDDMRNCGVNCSGDVFTALIGEIASPNYPNQYPENSRCEYQVLLEQGFQIVVTVQRDFDVEPAGSDGNCPDSLVFIAGDRQYGPYCGDGFPGPLNIETGSNALVIIFQTDLTGQGKGWKLRYHGEPIPCPKEDTANSVWEPEKAKYVFKDVVKISCLEGFEVVEGNAGSTSFYSTCQSNGKWSNFELKCQPVDCGIPEPIQHGKAEDPESTLFGSVTRYTCEEPHYYMENEGSGEYRCAGNGSWVNEVLGAELPKCVPVCGVPSEPFEEKQRIFGGSDAKIQSFPWQVFFKNPWAGGALIGEHWVLTAAHVVEGNQQPLMYAGSTLVQTSRLDAAQMLVAERVFIHPGWEVMDDTDKRKNFDNDIALVQLKDPVKMGPTVSPICLPGTSSEYNPSIGDLGMISGWGRTEKRDRAIHLKGAKLPIVPLSNCQQVKKKKSNVDVESYIFTENMICAGGEKGVDSCKGDSGGAFVLQDPSEKNPKFYVAGLVSWGPECGTYGLYTRVKNYVDWIMKTMQENSPGKD, from the exons ATGGACACATCACTAGAGATGTG GTGCGTTGTCCTGTTTTCCCTTTTGGTGTCAGTTTGTGCTGAGCCTACCATGTACGGGGAGATCCTGTCCCCTAACTATCCTCAGGCATACCCCAACGAGGTAGAGAAATCTTGGAACATAGAAGTTCCAGAAGGGTACGGGATTCACCTCTACTTCACCCACGTGGACATGGAGCTGTCAGAGAACTGCGCATACGACTCGGTGCAG ATAATGTCAGGAGGCATTGAAGAAGGGAGACTCTGTGGAAAAAGGACCAGCAAGAATCCCAACTCCCCAATTGTGGAAGAGTTCCAAGTCCCATACAATAAACTCCAGGTGATCTTTAAGTCAGACTTCTCCAATGAAGAGCGTTTTACTGGGTTTGCTGCATACTACGCTGCCATAG ATGTAAATGAGTGCACAGATTTTGTCGATGCTCCTTGTAGCCACTTCTGTAACAACTTCATTGGTGGTTACTTCTGCTCCTGCCCTCCGGAATACTTCCTCCATGACGACATGAGGAATTGTGGAG tcAATTGTAGTGGCGACGTATTCACTGCACTCATTGGGGAGATTGCAAGTCCCAATTATCCCAATCAATACCCAGAGAACTCACGGTGTGAATACCAGGTCCTGCTGGAGCAGGGGTTCCAAATAGTGGTGACTGTGCAGAGAGATTTTGACGTGGAACCAGCCGGTTCAGATGGAAACTGCCCTGACAGTTTAGTT tttATTGCAGGAGATCGGCAATATGGTCCTTACTGTGGTGATGGATTCCCTGGGCCACTAAATATTGAAACCGGGAGTAATGCTCTGGTTATCATATTCCAAACCGACCTAACAGGGCAAGGAAAAGGATGGAAACTTCGTTACCATGGAGAAC CAATCCCCTGTCCTAAGGAAGACACTGCCAATTCTGTTTGGGAGCCTGAGAAGGCAAAATACGTATTTAAAGATGTGGTGAAGATAAGCTGCCTGGAAGGGTTTGAAGTTGTGGAG GGAAATGCTGGCTCAACGTCTTTCTATTCTACTTGTCAAAGCAATGGAAAGTGGAGTAATTTTGAACTGAAGTGTCAAC CTGTGGACTGTGGCATCCCTGAACCCATTCAGCATGGTAAAGCCGAAGATCCAGAAAGCACTTTGTTTGGTTCTGTCACTCGCTACACTTGTGAGGAGCCGCATTACTACATGGAAAATGAAGGCAGTG GAGAGTATCGCTGTGCCGGTAATGGGAGCTGGGTGAACGAGGTGCTGGGCGCGGAGCTGCCGAAATGTGTTCCAG TCTGTGGAGTCCCCAGTGAGCCCTTTGAAGAAAAACAGAGGATCTTTGGCGGATCTGACGCGAAGATTCAAAGTTTCCCCTGGCAAGTCTTCTTTAAGAACCCGTGGGCTGGTGGGGCTCTTATTGGTGAGCACTGGGTGCTGACGGCTGCCCACGTCGTGGAGGGAAACCAGCAGCCGCTCATGTACGCCGGGTCCACCTTGGTGCAGACCTCACGTCTGGACGCCGCGCAGATGCTCGTTGCTGAACGTGTGTTTATTCATCCGGGCTGGGAGGTGATGGATGACACAGACAAACGGAAGAATTTTGATAATGACATTGCACTGGTGCAGCTGAAAGACCCGGTGAAAATGGGACCCACTGTCTCCCCCATCTGCCTACCGGGCACCTCCTCCGAATACAACCCTTCAATCGGAGACCTGGGGATGATCTCAGGTTGGGGCCGAACGGAGAAAAGAGATCGTGCTATCCACCTCAAAGGGGCAAAGTTACCTATAGTTCCTTTATCAAATTGCCaacaagtgaaaaagaaaaaatccaatgTGGATGTAGAGTCCTACATTTTCACTGAAAACATGATCTGTGCTGGAGGAGAGAAGGGTGTTGATAGCTGTAAAGGGGACAGTGGTGGGGCCTTTGTTCTACAGGACCCCAGTGAAAAGAATCCCAAATTCTATGTAGCTGGCCTGGTGTCCTGGGGACCCGAGTGTGGGACCTATGGGCTCTACACACGGGTAAAGAACTACGTTGACTGGATAATGAAGACTATGCAGGAAAATAGCCCCGGTAAGGACTAA
- the C1S gene encoding complement C1s subcomponent isoform X2 — protein MGSTPLLWCVVLFSLLVSVCAEPTMYGEILSPNYPQAYPNEVEKSWNIEVPEGYGIHLYFTHVDMELSENCAYDSVQIMSGGIEEGRLCGKRTSKNPNSPIVEEFQVPYNKLQVIFKSDFSNEERFTGFAAYYAAIDVNECTDFVDAPCSHFCNNFIGGYFCSCPPEYFLHDDMRNCGVNCSGDVFTALIGEIASPNYPNQYPENSRCEYQVLLEQGFQIVVTVQRDFDVEPAGSDGNCPDSLVFIAGDRQYGPYCGDGFPGPLNIETGSNALVIIFQTDLTGQGKGWKLRYHGEPIPCPKEDTANSVWEPEKAKYVFKDVVKISCLEGFEVVEGNAGSTSFYSTCQSNGKWSNFELKCQPVDCGIPEPIQHGKAEDPESTLFGSVTRYTCEEPHYYMENEGSGEYRCAGNGSWVNEVLGAELPKCVPVCGVPSEPFEEKQRIFGGSDAKIQSFPWQVFFKNPWAGGALIGEHWVLTAAHVVEGNQQPLMYAGSTLVQTSRLDAAQMLVAERVFIHPGWEVMDDTDKRKNFDNDIALVQLKDPVKMGPTVSPICLPGTSSEYNPSIGDLGMISGWGRTEKRDRAIHLKGAKLPIVPLSNCQQVKKKKSNVDVESYIFTENMICAGGEKGVDSCKGDSGGAFVLQDPSEKNPKFYVAGLVSWGPECGTYGLYTRVKNYVDWIMKTMQENSPGKD, from the exons ATGGGCAGCACCCCCCTTCTCTG GTGCGTTGTCCTGTTTTCCCTTTTGGTGTCAGTTTGTGCTGAGCCTACCATGTACGGGGAGATCCTGTCCCCTAACTATCCTCAGGCATACCCCAACGAGGTAGAGAAATCTTGGAACATAGAAGTTCCAGAAGGGTACGGGATTCACCTCTACTTCACCCACGTGGACATGGAGCTGTCAGAGAACTGCGCATACGACTCGGTGCAG ATAATGTCAGGAGGCATTGAAGAAGGGAGACTCTGTGGAAAAAGGACCAGCAAGAATCCCAACTCCCCAATTGTGGAAGAGTTCCAAGTCCCATACAATAAACTCCAGGTGATCTTTAAGTCAGACTTCTCCAATGAAGAGCGTTTTACTGGGTTTGCTGCATACTACGCTGCCATAG ATGTAAATGAGTGCACAGATTTTGTCGATGCTCCTTGTAGCCACTTCTGTAACAACTTCATTGGTGGTTACTTCTGCTCCTGCCCTCCGGAATACTTCCTCCATGACGACATGAGGAATTGTGGAG tcAATTGTAGTGGCGACGTATTCACTGCACTCATTGGGGAGATTGCAAGTCCCAATTATCCCAATCAATACCCAGAGAACTCACGGTGTGAATACCAGGTCCTGCTGGAGCAGGGGTTCCAAATAGTGGTGACTGTGCAGAGAGATTTTGACGTGGAACCAGCCGGTTCAGATGGAAACTGCCCTGACAGTTTAGTT tttATTGCAGGAGATCGGCAATATGGTCCTTACTGTGGTGATGGATTCCCTGGGCCACTAAATATTGAAACCGGGAGTAATGCTCTGGTTATCATATTCCAAACCGACCTAACAGGGCAAGGAAAAGGATGGAAACTTCGTTACCATGGAGAAC CAATCCCCTGTCCTAAGGAAGACACTGCCAATTCTGTTTGGGAGCCTGAGAAGGCAAAATACGTATTTAAAGATGTGGTGAAGATAAGCTGCCTGGAAGGGTTTGAAGTTGTGGAG GGAAATGCTGGCTCAACGTCTTTCTATTCTACTTGTCAAAGCAATGGAAAGTGGAGTAATTTTGAACTGAAGTGTCAAC CTGTGGACTGTGGCATCCCTGAACCCATTCAGCATGGTAAAGCCGAAGATCCAGAAAGCACTTTGTTTGGTTCTGTCACTCGCTACACTTGTGAGGAGCCGCATTACTACATGGAAAATGAAGGCAGTG GAGAGTATCGCTGTGCCGGTAATGGGAGCTGGGTGAACGAGGTGCTGGGCGCGGAGCTGCCGAAATGTGTTCCAG TCTGTGGAGTCCCCAGTGAGCCCTTTGAAGAAAAACAGAGGATCTTTGGCGGATCTGACGCGAAGATTCAAAGTTTCCCCTGGCAAGTCTTCTTTAAGAACCCGTGGGCTGGTGGGGCTCTTATTGGTGAGCACTGGGTGCTGACGGCTGCCCACGTCGTGGAGGGAAACCAGCAGCCGCTCATGTACGCCGGGTCCACCTTGGTGCAGACCTCACGTCTGGACGCCGCGCAGATGCTCGTTGCTGAACGTGTGTTTATTCATCCGGGCTGGGAGGTGATGGATGACACAGACAAACGGAAGAATTTTGATAATGACATTGCACTGGTGCAGCTGAAAGACCCGGTGAAAATGGGACCCACTGTCTCCCCCATCTGCCTACCGGGCACCTCCTCCGAATACAACCCTTCAATCGGAGACCTGGGGATGATCTCAGGTTGGGGCCGAACGGAGAAAAGAGATCGTGCTATCCACCTCAAAGGGGCAAAGTTACCTATAGTTCCTTTATCAAATTGCCaacaagtgaaaaagaaaaaatccaatgTGGATGTAGAGTCCTACATTTTCACTGAAAACATGATCTGTGCTGGAGGAGAGAAGGGTGTTGATAGCTGTAAAGGGGACAGTGGTGGGGCCTTTGTTCTACAGGACCCCAGTGAAAAGAATCCCAAATTCTATGTAGCTGGCCTGGTGTCCTGGGGACCCGAGTGTGGGACCTATGGGCTCTACACACGGGTAAAGAACTACGTTGACTGGATAATGAAGACTATGCAGGAAAATAGCCCCGGTAAGGACTAA